CGCCGAGGACCTTGTAGCACTCGGAGTGGAAGAGCAGCGACGGTGCGATGCTCTGGTAGTGCGGGCTCGGGTCGGCGAGCGCGTCGGCGTAGAAGCGCACGAGCGACGGTGTCACCTCGTAGACGTTCGAGCCGCAGTGGCGGCCGACGAAGGCGGGCTCTCCCTTCAGGTTCATCACGGCTCCTTCGGGGCCCAGCTTACGCAGCCTCGCGCCGCCCCGCCCGCTCCGCTATCGACCCGAGCCGATGCCCCGGAACGCGCTTCACAACGCGGGCGGCTGGCTGCGCTGGCGCGCCTCGGCAACCGGCACCCGGCCCGCCGTGCGCGACGAGGCCCGCGCCCTCTCCTACGCGGAGCTCGAGGCGCGCGCCGCCCGCTGCGCCGGCTGGCTCCGCGCCCGCGGCGTCGGCCCGGGCGACCGGGTGGCGATCCTGATGAGCAACCGCTCGCCGTTCCTGGAAGCGGTCTTCGCGGCGGCCCGGCTCGGGGCGATCGCGCTCCCGCTCAACACGCGCGCGGCTCCGCCCGAGCTGCGCGAGCTCCTCGACGACGCCGAGCCCGCGGTGCTGCTCCACGACGTCGAGCTCGAGGCGCTGGCGCAGCGGGCCTGCGCCCAGGCGGAGCGGCCGCCCGAACGGCTCGCGACGGGCAGCGCTCCGGACGCCTACGAGGCCGCGCTCGCGGCGAGCGAGCCGGTCCTCGACGTCGTTCCGGTGTCGCCCGAGGACCCGATGATCCTGATGTACACCTCGGGCACCACCGGGGTTCCCAAGGGCGCCCTCCTGCCCCACCGCAAGACGCTCTTCAACTCGCTCAACGCCCAGCTCTTCTTCGACCTCTCGGGGCGCGACCGGGTGCTCGTGGTCGTACCCCTCTTCCACTCCTTCGGGCTCCAGATCCTGTCGATCCCGGCCCTCTACGCCGGCGCCAGCCTCGTGCTCCAGCGCCACTTCGACGCGGCCGCGCTCTGGGACGCCGCCGAGACCGAGCGGATCACCTTCTTCGGCGGGGTCCCGACCATGTTCGGCGAGCTCCAGAGCGCCTTCGACGCCCGCCCCGGCCGCGACCTCTCGGCGCTGCGCTTCGCCTTCACCGCCGGTGCCGCGATCCCCGTCGAGCGCATCCACGCCTTCCACGAGCGCGGGATCCTGCTCGAGCAGGGCTTCGGGCAGACGGAGACCTCGATCCTGTGCTGCCTCGACGCGGCCGACGCCCTGCGCAAGGCCGGCAGCGTCGGCCGGCCCGTCTTCCACGCCGAGCTGCGTGTGGTGGACCGGGAGGCCATCGAGGGGCATCCCGGGGGCTGGCGCGACGTCGCGCCCGGCGAGACTGGGGAGATCGTCGTGCGCGGGCCGATCACGATGACCGGCTACTGGCGAAGGCCCGAGGCCACCGCCGAGGTGCTGCGCGAGGACGGCTGGCTGCGGACCGGCGACCTGGCCACGATCGACGCCGAGGGCTACGTGACGCTCGTCGGCCGCGCCCGCGACCTCTTCATCTCGGGCGGCGAGAACGTCTACCCGGCGCAGGTGGAGCAGTGCTACGCCGCCCACCCGGCGGTCCGCGAGATCGCGGTGGTGGGCGAGCCCGACCCGCGCTGGGGCGAAGTGGGCTGCGCCTACGTCGTGCTGGCGGCGGGCGCGGCACTCGACCCCGACGGGCTCCGCGCCTGGGGGCGCGAGCGGCTCGCGTCGTTCAAGGTGCCGCGGCGCTGGGTGGCGGTAGCAGCGCTGCCGCGCACCGTCACCGGGAAGGTGCAGAAGCACCGCCTCCCGGCCGGCTGAGCCGGCGCGCGGCGGCGACGACGGCGGCCACGTCCGCGCCAGTGGGATCGACGATCGCCTCGCCCTGCGGCGGCCGCGGGCCCCAGCGATCGGCATTCCCCTTGCGGAAGACGGCAACCGTCGGGGTACCCGCCGCGATCGCGAGGTGCATCGGTCCCGCGTCCGGCGTCACGGCCACCGCGCAGCGCGACAGCAGCGCCGCCACGCGCCGCACGTCGGGCTCGCGGACGAAGGCAGCGGGCGCGAGCGCGCGGCGAAGCTCGGCCTCGCGCGCCGCCTCCTCGGGCCCGATGAACACCATCGGGTGGAGTCCATCGCCCCGCAGCGAAGCCACCACCGCCGTCGCGCTCGCGAGCGGCCATCCCTTCCCCTTCCGCTCCCGCCCCCCCACGAAGACGCCGGCCGTGGGCCCCGCCGCGATCATGCCTGCCGCCCACGAGCGCTCGTCCTCCGACAGCACCAGGTTGCGCTCGTGCCGCGCGGCCACCCCGAGCGAGCCCAGGTACTCGTTCACGCGGTCGACCTTGTGACGCGCGCGTGGCGCCGGGACGGTGCTCGTGAAGTACACGTTGCCCTGCGCGCGCCGGCAGCCGATGCGATGGGGCGCGCCCGAGGCCCACACGAGGAAGCCGCCGAGCGAGCTGGTCGCGGGACTGAGGTGCACGGCGGCGCCGTAGCCCTCGCGGCGCAGCGCCCGGATCAGGCGCAGGAGCCGGAGCGGACGCCCGAGGTCGCCGCGCGCAACGGTGTGTACGCGCTCGATGCGCTGTCCGCGCAGGACCGGCGCCGCCGCCGGCCCACCCAGGAGGTCGAAGCGCGTCGCCGGGCACGCCTCGGTGAGCGCTGCGACCGCGGGCGTCGCCAGCAGCGTGTTGCCGAGCCGGAAGTTCACGTGGACGAGCAGCACCCGTCCGAGATCGGCGAGCTTCGGAAGCGGTGCATCGCCAGCCGGCGCCCAGGGCACCACGGCCCGCAGCGCCGCCGCGCGCGCGCGGCGGCGCAGGCGATGGAGCGACGCGCGCCTCGACATGGAGGGAGAGCCTATGACACGGCACGCGCGAAGGCCTGCGCCGCCCGTGCGCTCGCCCTGTCGCGCACCGGACGAGGGAGATCGTCCCGGCCACGGTGTACGATCCCGGAAGCCGCAGCACGGCGAGAGGGAGCCTCCCATGAGGATTCGTCGGATCCGCAAGGTCGTCTGGATCGTCGCGATCGTCCTGGGGGCGGGCGCTGCCGCCGCCCAGGAGGCCGGGAAGCCAGGGCCCGGCACCCCGAGCGCGGAGCAGCGAAGCGCCATGGCGGAGATCCACCAGGGAATGGCCGACTGCCTGCGCTCGGAGAGCCCCGTCGACGAGTGCCGCGCCCAGATGCAGAGCCGCTGCCGGGCGATGATGGGCGCGGAGGGCTGCCCCATGATGATGGGCAGGGGCCACGGGATGATGGGCGGGGGCGGCGGGATGATGGGTGGGGGCGCCATGGGCGGGCCGACGGGCGGCCCGATGGCGCCGGGTGCGCCGAAGCCGCCCGACGCGGGCCCGTAGCGCGTAGCGCAACGGGGCCCGACCCCGGCGCGTGCGGCTTGGGCGGGGGATCGTGGTGGCGGTGCCCAGACTCGAACTGGGGACACGCGGCTTATGAAACCGCTGCTCTAACCGACTGAGCTACACCGCCCGAGCATCGCGAAGGGTCGCGAAACGGGCGCTCAAGCTAGCAGAGCGGGCTACTCGCGCTCGGGGCGCGGGCTGTTCGGCTGGACGGCCGGGGCGGCCTTGGGCTCCTCGGGCATGCGCGCGGCCCCGAGCTGGTCGACGGCGCGCTCGAGGGCCTCGACCCGGCGGCGCAGCTCGGCGAGCTCGCCGCCCCCACCCACGGGCGCTGCACCCGCTGCCGCCGGGGCCTCGCCCGCGTCCGTGCCGAGCACCCGCGCGGTGATGCGCTCGGAGACGCCGTCGAGCATGGGGATCAGGGCCCCGAGCGTGGCGGCCTGCGCGAAGATCTGCTGCGGCTCGCCCTCGCCCTCCGTCCGGGCGAGCTGGAGATCGAGGCTTGCTCCCTCGCCGAAGCGCGTGAAGGAGCCGAAGACCACCCAGGTGCCCCCCGCCCGCCTGGCGGCGGCGCGCGCGGCCTCGACATCGGTGGTGGCGGCCGCCGTCTCGTCGACCTCGAGCACCGCCAGGCGCGGGTCGCGCCCGAGACGCGCGACGAGCATGTCCGAGAGGCCCTGCTGGAGGTACTCGCGGCTCTCGCTGCTGTGGACGAGCACCGGAAGCAGCGCGACCCGCACGCGCTCGGCCGACGCCGTGCCAGCGGTGAGCGCGAGCAGCGCGCCGAACACGAGCGCGAGCGGGCGATGGCGCCCGGCGCGGGGCGCAAAGCGCCTGGCCCTCGGGATCATCAGGCGGCCTCCACTGCGCGCGCGGGGCGCGCGAGCGGGCTCTACCTACCACCGCCCTCCGTGGGGGTCAAGCGCGGGCCGCGCGCCGGAAGCAGCACGCGGAAGGTGGCGCCGCGACCCTCGAGGCTCTGCACCTCGATCCGCCCGCCGTGATCGGTCACGATGCGATGGCAGATCATGAGCCCGAGGCCCGAGCCCTGGTCCGGGCCCTTGGTCGTGAAGAAGGGATCGAAGACCCGCTCGAGATCCTCGCTGCGGATCCCGTAGCCGTCGTCGGCGACCTCGAGGCTGGCGGCCTCCGCGCCCTCGAGCTCGGCCGGACCGACGCGCACCTGCACGTGGCCCATCGGCGCTTCACCCGCTGCGCCGTGCCCCGGGCGGGCGGTCGCGTGGATCGCGTTGACGAGGAGGTTCAGCGCCACCTGGTGCAGGTGGTCGCGCACGCCGACCACCTTCGGCAGGTCGCCCTCGTGCTCGACGGTGATCTCGACCCGCGCGCGGCCCGCCTCGGACGCGAGCAGCGCCACCGCCTCGGCCACGACCTCGCCGAGGTCGCAGGCCGCGCGCGTCCTCTCCTCACCACCTTCGCGGCCGAGGCTCCCCATCGCGCGCACGAGCGCGTGGATGCGGTCCACCTCGCGCAGGCCCAGGTCGTGGTAGTCGTGCCAGAACTCACGGTCGTCCTCGTGGCGCTTGGCGGGCGCGAGCGTGAGGAAGGTGCGGATCGCCACCAGCGGGTTGTTGATCTCGTGGGCGAGGCCCGCGGCCAGCGTGCCGAGCGTCCCGAGGCGGTCCGCACGGCGCACCTGCTCGCGCTCGCGCCGGAGGTCGGCGACCAGGCGCGCGTTCTCGATCGCGATCACGGCCTGCGCCGCGAGCCCGTCGAGCAGCGTGTAGTCCGAAGCGCCGAAGCCCTCGCCGCCGCTCCGGTTGTCGGCAGCGAGCGCGCCGATGACGCCGGCGTGTCCCACCAGCGGCACCACCAGGATCTCGTCCGCGGCCACCTCGGTGGCGAGCCGGCGCACCGGGCCCTCGAGCTCGGTGAGCTCGCTCATGCGAACGATCTGGGTGCGGTTCTCGAGCAGCCGCGCGACGAAGCCGGGCGCCGTCCTGGCGGGCACGTCGAGGTCGAGCAGGCGCGCCGACGGGCCGTCGCCGGCGCCTGCCGAGCAGCGGATCGCCTGCAGGCGCGTCCGGGTCTCGTCGAAGAGGAACACGATGCCGCCGTCGAAGCCGAAGTCACCGGTCACGGTGGCGAGAATGCGGTCGAGGAG
Above is a window of Deltaproteobacteria bacterium DNA encoding:
- a CDS encoding ATP-binding protein is translated as MRPRLGPRVDRLLDHREYPILFVDDEPENLRVFELGFRREFQIRTARSGEEALQSLHDHPAALVLSDHRMGGMSGVELLAKVREVDERTVRILVTAYGDAATLSEAINNGWIYRYVAKPWRPEEMRLALRTGIEMYALLREREELLYEMEALNRAAKLLNRELELIPLLDRILATVTGDFGFDGGIVFLFDETRTRLQAIRCSAGAGDGPSARLLDLDVPARTAPGFVARLLENRTQIVRMSELTELEGPVRRLATEVAADEILVVPLVGHAGVIGALAADNRSGGEGFGASDYTLLDGLAAQAVIAIENARLVADLRREREQVRRADRLGTLGTLAAGLAHEINNPLVAIRTFLTLAPAKRHEDDREFWHDYHDLGLREVDRIHALVRAMGSLGREGGEERTRAACDLGEVVAEAVALLASEAGRARVEITVEHEGDLPKVVGVRDHLHQVALNLLVNAIHATARPGHGAAGEAPMGHVQVRVGPAELEGAEAASLEVADDGYGIRSEDLERVFDPFFTTKGPDQGSGLGLMICHRIVTDHGGRIEVQSLEGRGATFRVLLPARGPRLTPTEGGGR
- a CDS encoding AMP-binding protein yields the protein MPRNALHNAGGWLRWRASATGTRPAVRDEARALSYAELEARAARCAGWLRARGVGPGDRVAILMSNRSPFLEAVFAAARLGAIALPLNTRAAPPELRELLDDAEPAVLLHDVELEALAQRACAQAERPPERLATGSAPDAYEAALAASEPVLDVVPVSPEDPMILMYTSGTTGVPKGALLPHRKTLFNSLNAQLFFDLSGRDRVLVVVPLFHSFGLQILSIPALYAGASLVLQRHFDAAALWDAAETERITFFGGVPTMFGELQSAFDARPGRDLSALRFAFTAGAAIPVERIHAFHERGILLEQGFGQTETSILCCLDAADALRKAGSVGRPVFHAELRVVDREAIEGHPGGWRDVAPGETGEIVVRGPITMTGYWRRPEATAEVLREDGWLRTGDLATIDAEGYVTLVGRARDLFISGGENVYPAQVEQCYAAHPAVREIAVVGEPDPRWGEVGCAYVVLAAGAALDPDGLRAWGRERLASFKVPRRWVAVAALPRTVTGKVQKHRLPAG